The following proteins come from a genomic window of Solea solea chromosome 3, fSolSol10.1, whole genome shotgun sequence:
- the LOC131455945 gene encoding transcriptional-regulating factor 1-like, which produces MDDHSSTQSFPNLHHHHHCPSFHLTLPSIQSPEVGYQPDLDPLEQYGSRGEESAVSCPDLASSSGARRRGSENDRGFQSISGSGLDEDGSLRGHLERDGGSGSHFVDSWYGGVKKEDDWEDGESCDSTADDFYRKGDCYGITNGSSYTLNCGSREGLRQKLGTNYNSYARANWDAKREIVYNREANVSHLTKQTTSHSRSAAGGFNDNSADYRRTDSRGSDHYLGREEDYGSRCVSGEDQNQAADSEGPWLSVPPYTQTGDGRWRGEADTITLASTCPPQRSPITISSGTYPQKLDSFSEAFLSQRKKMFPMIHSEDSSGQIWEFGAGRGESPGLVKSRQSCGFDSDYLLPYSSPNHPSIPLFPSPPTSSHIMSSVLSPPPTPLPPPPHSPSKMDSPGSFGGSAHSVFQGEESLGTLQFFNSRLQSLPSVLSSGMMWKFPLLSHCFSQSPCDPSINEGNLRSPHGADYVPRDILQSPETFLTSSSHRPSPHPPPRALCPLNTPSHHPPCPSSHLSGLNNGAAEKVEPYTVNQKVKKGQVALNQSLAQHHAPPLYTGTPFISVLHSCWGQKRGHYTPRPLLNPVRKGTGLLSSLSSLHHGDNTIEGECGVLQCVNVGHEFQAELPTCFVNGDRPEEESSREQLLWKPSLELEESVNMQNQVEKLLLLCSSSCLPGGGSNTELALHCLHHCQGNIMATVDMLLFWPSSTAGDYHYAGSNFWTDTEKSVFSAALETCGKDFSLIQETVRTKTVSQCVEFYYLSKKLLDKQRKQREEEKREGELERQKSVTPICQPVDRQFGLAETVPVPSLASYFPCKLCGKMFYKIKSRNAHMKIHRQPQEDWADRRLQHQLLTQRLALSCPTNLLPTQTPALSFSSSSGLAGTPSSNNSNTNTVTISPSNASVTYNDHITVSNSHVIATINDSDPREQSSSLPFQHSWDSFGHGPSPAAFFSHAEGKEDVAGKVGGEEPISWQQSL; this is translated from the exons ATGGATGATCATTCATCGACCCAGTCCTTCCCAAacctccaccaccatcaccactgcCCATCCTTTCACCTCACCTTGCCCAGCATTCAGAGCCCAGAGGTGGGATATCAGCCCGACCTGGACCCCCTGGAGCAGTATGGAAGCAGAGGGGAGGAATCTGCAGTGTCCTGCCCAGATTTAGCCAGCTCTTCTGGGGCAAGAAGAAGGGGCAGTGAGAATGATAGAGGATTCCAAAGCATAAGTGGTAGCGGTTTGGATGAAGATGGGAGCTTGAGAGGCCATCTTGAAAGAGATGGCGGCtcaggcagccattttgtggaTTCCTGGTATGGCGGTGTCAAAAAAGAAGATGATTGGGAGGACGGTGAGAGCTGCGATAGCACTGCAGATGATTTTTATCGGAAAGGTGATTGCTACGGTATTACAAATGGCTCTTCTTACACCCTGAATTGTGGAAGCAGGGAAGGACTAAGGCAAAAACTAGGCACAAACTATAATAGCTATGCACGGGCTAATTGGGATGCCAAAAGAGAAATTGTCTACAACAGGGAGGCTAATGTTAGCCACTTAACTAAACAAACTACTTCCCACAGCAGAAGTGCTGCAGGGGGCTTCAACGACAACAGTGCAGATTATCGTAGGACAGATTCAAGAGGGAGTGATCATTATTTAGGAAGAGAAGAAGACTATGGGTCTCGTTGTGTTTCAGGTGAGGATCAGAATCAAGCAGCAGATTCTGAGGGTCCCTGGCTCAGCGTTCCTCCCTACACTCAGACAGGAGACGGGAGGTGGAGAGGAGAAGCCGACACCATTACCCTGGCTTCAACATGTCCACCACAGAGATCACCCATCACCATCAGCAGTGGCACTTACCCTCAGAAACTGGACTCCTTCTCTGAGGCTTTCCTCtctcaaagaaagaaaatgttcccCATGATTCACAGTGAAGATTCCTCAGGACAGATCTGGGAATTTGGAGCAGGCAGAGGAGAAAGTCCCGGATTGGTCAAGTCACGGCAAAGCTGTGGTTTTGATTCGGACTACCTGCTCCCCTACTCTTCACCAAATCACCCCTCTATTCCGcttttcccctctcctcccaCGTCCTCTCACATCATGTCTTCAGTCCTCAGTCCACCCCCCACACCtctgccccctcctcctcattcacccTCCAAAATGGACTCCCCCGGCTCATTTGGAGGGAGCGCACATTCGGTTTTCCAGGGGGAGGAATCACTTGGTACACTCCAGTTTTTCAATTCCCGCCTCCAGTCTCTCCCATCTGTTCTCTCCTCTGGGATGATGTGGAAGTTCCCACTGCTGTCACACTGCTTTTCACAGTCGCCATGTGACCCAAGCATCAATGAGGGCAACCTTAGATCTCCCCACGGTGCTGACTATG TCCCACGTGACATCCTTCAATCTCCCGAGACATTCCTCACGTCGTCATCCCATCGTCCTTCCCCGCACCCTCCACCCAGAGCCCTCTGTCCACTGAATACTCCATCCCACCATCCTCCCTGCCCTTCCTCTCATCTTTCAGGCCTAAATAATGGGGCGGCAGAGAAGGTAGAGCCTTACACAGTGAACCAGAAAGTAAAGAAAGGACAAGTCGCGTTGAACCAGTCACTGGCCCAG CATCACGCCCCTCCTCTTTACACTGGAACTCCGTTTATCAGTGTGCTTCACTCCTGTTGGGGTCAGAAGAGAGGCCACTACACTCCCCGTCCTCTCCTTAATCCAGTCCGCAAGGGGACGGGCCTGCTCTCATCCCTCTCATCACTCCATCATGGAGATAATACCATAGAAGGGGAatgtggtgtgttaca ATGTGTCAATGTAGGTCATGAGTTCCAGGCTGAACTTCCTACATGTTTTGTGAATGGTGATAGGCCAGAGGAGGAATCCTCCAGGGAGCAGCTGCTTTGGAAACCCTCgctggagctggaggagagTGTGAACATGCAAAACCAAG TGGAGAAGCTGTTGTTATTGTGTAGTTCAAGCTGTCTACCAGGAGGGGGGAGTAACACTGAGCTGGCTCTCCACTGTCTGCACCACTGCCAAGGCAACATAATg GCCACTGTGGACATGTTGCTGTTCTGGCCGTCCTCAACAGCAGGAGACTACCACTATGCTg GCAGCAATTTCTGGACAGACACTGAGAAGAGTGTCTTCAGTGCAGCTCTGGAGACATGCGGGAAAGACTTCTCACTCATACAGGAAACG GTAAGGACTAAGACGGTGAGCCAGTGTGTCGAGTTTTACTACCTGAGCAAGAAGCTCCTGGACaagcagaggaaacagagggaggaggagaagagagagggagagctggAACGGCAGAAAAGT GTGACACCCATCTGTCAGCCAGTGGACAGACAGTTTGGGCTGGCTGAGACAGTTCCTGTACCCTCATTGGCCAGCTACTTCCCCTGCAAGCTGTGTGGAAA AATGTTCTACAAAATCAAGTCCCGCAACGCTCACATGAAGATCCACCGCCAGCCTCAGGAGGACTGGGCCGACCGGCGACTGCAGCACCAGCTCCTCACACAGCGTCTGGCTCTCAGTTGTCCCACCAATCTGCTGCCAACTCAGACTCCAGCTCTCAGCTTCTCCTCATCCTCTGGCCTTGCTGGAACAccaagcagcaacaacagcaacacaaatacTGTCACAATCTCTCCCAGCAACGCCAGCGTGACATACAATGACCACATCACTGTTTCAAACTCTCATGTCATCGCTACTATTAACGACTCAGATCCAAGagagcaaagcagttctttaCCCTTCCAGCATTCATGGGACTCATTTGGACATGGCCCCAGCCCGGCTGCCTTCTTTAGTCATGCAGAGGGCAAAGAGGATGTTGCTGGGAAAGTTGGGGGGGAAGAGCCAATCAGCTGGCAGCAGAGCCTCTGA
- the slc3a2a gene encoding solute carrier family 3 member 2a, translating to MSKETEIDMKDVELNELDPEKQPMTDGQTPGGEKNGSVKLKIPDDEVTFTGLSKEELMRVAGTPGWVRTRWVLLILFWLGWVGMLAGAIVIIVQAPRCKPIPEMNWWNEGPLYQVPDLEAFSDGLKGAEAKLDVINQLKVKGLVLGPLHTVQSDNPATLELTTINPSQGKETELVAVMEKAHKKGLSIVLDLTPNYNGTSPWFIGGNTGNLMEKVVAAAEYWMGLGVDGIKFSDFTVAANTAEWTMLQAVVQGNNTEGNKKGVLIGVATGVSPAEVSRLVNTTGVDLVLSDLLSSNNGGVERINALDTLHSQQRSLGWGLGAARLEQLSKLATTPSLIRLYQLLLFTMPGTPIFTYGDEIGLQTQQGEKNPEMVWDIEKEPAEGEAVDTAAEVTRKEHVAVMKWFKSLSDLRGKERSLLHGDYYPLYSSASSLSFLRLWDQSERFITAVNWGEAPETLKLTLAPTEGVELPTTAVVRLTAGLNSTIEFTEDSTVELDKLTLGPGQAVLLKFPYTG from the exons ATGAGTAAGGAAACGGAGATCGACATGAAGGACGTGGAGCTCAATGAGCTGGATCCTGAGAAGCAGCCAATGACAGATGGCCAAACaccaggaggagagaaaaatggCAGTGTCAAGCTGAAGATTCCCGATGATGAGGTGACATTCACCGGGCTCTCCAAGGAGGAGCTGATGAGGGTTGCTGGTACTCCTGG ATGGGTGAGGACCCGTTGGGTGCTGCTCATCCTGTTCTGGCTGGGCTGGGTCGGCATGCTGGCCGGAGCCATCGTGATCATTGTCCAGGCTCCTCGCTGCAAACCCATCCCTGAGATGAATTGGTGGAACGAGGGACCGCTGTACCAGGTCCCCGACCTCGAAGCTTTCTCTGATGGATTGAAAG GAGCTGAGGCAAAGTTGGATGTTATAAACCAGCTGAAGGTGAAAGGCCTCGTTCTTGGTCCTCTTCACACCGTCCAGAGCGATAACCCCGCCACCCTGGAACTTACAACCATCAACCCAAGCCAGGGAAAAGAGACAGAACTGGTCGCTGTGATGGAAAAGGCCCACAAGAAGG gctTGTCTATAGTTCTTGACCTTACTCCAAACTACAATGGGACATCTCCATGGTTCATTGGTGGCAACACTGGTAATTTGATGGAGAAAGTTGTG GCTGCAGCAGAATATTGGATGGGTTTGGGTGTTGATGGCATCAAGTTCTCAGACTTCACTGTTGCTGCCAACACTGCTGAATGGACGATGCTTCAAGCTGTTGTCCAGGGCAACAACACTGAGGGCAACAAGAAGGG GGTCTTGATAGGCGTAGCTACAGGCGTCTCACCTGCGGAGGTGTCTCGACTCGTCAACACCACTGGTGTAGACCTCGTCTTGTCAGACCTGCTCAGCAGCAATAATGGAG GTGTGGAGCGCATTAATGCCTTGGACACACTTCACTCCCAGCAGAGAAGTCTGGGCTGGGGTCTCGGTGCTGCCAGATTGGAACAGCTGTCTAAACTGGCAACGACTCCGTCCCTGATCCGTCTCTACCAGCTCCTGTTGTTCACCATGCCCGGAACTCCCATCTTTACTTACGGGGATGAAATCGGCCTTCAGACCCAACAG GGtgaaaaaaatcctgaaatggTTTGGGACATTGAGAAGGAGCCAGCTGAAGGAGAAGCGGTTGATACGGCAGCTGAG GTGACACGAAAGGAACACGTTGCCGTGATGAAGTGGTTCAAATCCCTGAGCGACCTGCGAGGCAAAGAGCGCTCTCTCCTCCATGGCGACTACTACCCTCTCTACTCTTcagcctcctccctctctttcctccgCCTGTGGGACCAGAGTGAGAGGTTTATAACAGCTGTCAACTGGGGAGAAGCACCAGAGACACTCAAACTCACACTGGCACCTACag AGGGAGTAGAGTTGCCAACGACGGCCGTGGTGAGGCTGACGGCTGGCTTAAACTCCACAATCGAGTTTACAGAAGACTCCACAGTGGAGTTGGATAAATTAACTCTAGGACCTGGACAGGCCGTCCTCCTGAAGTTCCCCTACACGGGCTAG